A DNA window from Selenomonas sp. oral taxon 126 contains the following coding sequences:
- the gap gene encoding type I glyceraldehyde-3-phosphate dehydrogenase, with product MAVKVAINGFGRIGRLAFRQMFDAPGYEVVAINDLTSPKMLAHLLKYDSTQGRYKYADSVTAGEDSITVNGKKINIYAQADASQIPWGKHDVDVVLECTGFYTAKAKAEAHLKAGAKKVVISAPAGNDLPTIVYNVNHKKLTKEDKVISAASCTTNCLAPMAKALNDLAPIKSGIMATIHAYTGDQMPLDGPQRKGDLRRSRAAALNIVPNSTGAAKAIGLVIPELNGKLIGSAQRVPTPTGSTTLLYAVVEGKVTVDQVNEQMKKEATESFAYNTDEIVSSDIIGTTYGSIFDATQTMVSDTGDGNTLVQVVSWYDNENSYTSQMVRTIKYFAELG from the coding sequence ATGGCAGTAAAAGTTGCTATCAATGGTTTTGGCCGTATCGGTCGTCTCGCGTTCCGTCAGATGTTCGATGCTCCCGGCTATGAGGTTGTTGCGATCAACGATCTGACGAGCCCGAAGATGCTCGCACATCTCCTGAAGTATGACTCCACGCAGGGTCGTTATAAGTATGCGGATTCGGTCACGGCGGGTGAGGATTCCATCACGGTCAACGGCAAGAAGATCAATATCTACGCACAGGCGGATGCATCGCAGATCCCCTGGGGCAAGCATGATGTCGATGTCGTGCTCGAGTGCACGGGCTTCTACACGGCAAAGGCAAAGGCTGAGGCACATCTGAAGGCCGGCGCAAAGAAGGTTGTCATCTCCGCTCCTGCGGGCAACGACCTCCCGACGATTGTCTACAACGTCAACCACAAGAAGCTGACGAAGGAGGACAAGGTCATCTCGGCTGCGTCCTGCACGACGAACTGCCTCGCTCCGATGGCAAAGGCGCTGAACGATCTCGCTCCGATTAAGAGCGGCATCATGGCGACGATCCATGCGTATACGGGCGACCAGATGCCGCTCGATGGCCCGCAGCGCAAGGGCGACCTCCGTCGCAGCCGCGCAGCAGCGCTCAACATCGTTCCAAACTCCACGGGCGCAGCAAAGGCGATCGGTCTCGTCATCCCCGAGCTGAACGGCAAGCTCATCGGCTCGGCACAGCGCGTTCCGACCCCGACGGGCTCCACGACGCTCCTCTATGCAGTGGTCGAGGGCAAGGTCACGGTCGATCAGGTCAACGAGCAGATGAAGAAGGAAGCAACGGAGTCGTTCGCATACAACACGGACGAGATCGTCTCCAGCGACATCATCGGCACGACGTACGGCTCGATCTTCGACGCGACGCAGACGATGGTCAGCGACACGGGTGACGGCAACACGCTCGTCCAGGTCGTCTCTTGGTATGACAACGAGAACAGCTACACGAGCCAGATGGTGCGCACGATCAAGTACTTTGCGGAACTCGGCTGA
- the gpmI gene encoding 2,3-bisphosphoglycerate-independent phosphoglycerate mutase — MAKLKNAPVALIIMDGFGNGDPNDMKYNAIAMANTPVIDGLKKQYKYNEINASGEYVGLPDGQMGNSEVGHTNIGAGRIVYQQLTRITRDIKNGDFFKNEALLTIVRGVKERGAALHVMGLVSPGGVHSHDDHLFGVLELAKREGLTEVWIHAFLDGRDVPPKSAQEYLEAVEKKAAEIGVGKIATVSGRYYAMDRDHRWEREQLAYEAIAHAKAKTVAKTAVAGLLASYADTSEKPEGVTDEFVVPFVVEGYPGMKNGDGAIFYNFRPDRARQLTHAFVDETFDGFQRDESLKIPFATFSQYEAGMNALVAFPPEEIDNTFGQYVHDLGYTQLRIAETEKYAHVTFFFNGGIEEPYGGEDRILVHSPKVATYDLQPEMSAIEVTDKVVEAIKSRKYDFIILNYANCDMVGHTGVVPAVVKAVETVDTCVGRFVDAIREVGGEVCITADHGNADKMWDYETNQPFTKHTTNPVPFIVVSDRVKEVHTGALCDIAPTLLTLAGIPIPKEMTGKPLVTLA; from the coding sequence ATGGCAAAACTTAAAAACGCGCCCGTTGCCCTCATTATCATGGACGGTTTCGGCAACGGCGACCCGAACGACATGAAATACAACGCCATTGCCATGGCGAATACGCCGGTCATCGACGGACTGAAGAAACAGTATAAATACAATGAGATCAACGCCTCGGGCGAGTACGTCGGGCTGCCGGACGGGCAGATGGGCAACTCCGAGGTCGGTCACACGAACATCGGCGCGGGGCGCATTGTCTACCAGCAGCTCACGCGCATCACGCGCGACATCAAGAACGGCGACTTCTTCAAGAATGAGGCGCTGCTCACGATTGTGCGCGGGGTGAAGGAGCGCGGCGCAGCGCTGCACGTCATGGGCCTCGTCTCCCCGGGCGGCGTGCACAGCCATGACGACCATCTTTTCGGCGTGCTCGAGCTGGCAAAGCGCGAGGGGCTGACCGAGGTCTGGATCCATGCGTTCCTCGACGGTCGCGACGTGCCTCCCAAGAGCGCGCAGGAATATCTCGAGGCGGTCGAGAAGAAGGCGGCGGAGATCGGCGTCGGCAAGATTGCAACGGTCAGCGGACGCTACTACGCAATGGATCGCGACCATCGCTGGGAGCGTGAGCAGCTCGCCTATGAGGCGATTGCGCACGCAAAGGCGAAGACTGTGGCAAAGACGGCGGTGGCGGGGCTGCTTGCATCCTATGCGGACACGAGCGAGAAGCCCGAGGGCGTGACGGATGAGTTCGTCGTGCCGTTCGTGGTCGAGGGCTACCCCGGCATGAAGAACGGCGACGGCGCGATCTTCTACAATTTCCGTCCCGACCGCGCGCGTCAGCTCACGCACGCATTCGTCGACGAGACATTTGACGGCTTCCAGCGCGACGAGTCGCTGAAGATTCCGTTTGCGACGTTCTCGCAGTATGAGGCGGGCATGAATGCACTCGTCGCGTTCCCACCCGAGGAGATCGACAACACCTTCGGACAGTATGTCCACGACCTCGGCTACACCCAGCTGCGCATAGCCGAGACGGAGAAATACGCGCACGTCACGTTCTTCTTCAACGGCGGCATCGAGGAGCCGTATGGCGGCGAGGATCGCATCCTCGTACACTCCCCGAAGGTCGCGACCTACGATCTGCAGCCCGAGATGAGCGCGATCGAGGTCACGGACAAGGTGGTCGAGGCAATCAAGTCACGCAAGTACGACTTCATCATCCTCAACTATGCGAACTGTGACATGGTTGGTCACACGGGCGTCGTGCCCGCCGTTGTCAAGGCGGTTGAGACGGTCGACACCTGCGTCGGGCGCTTTGTCGATGCCATCCGCGAGGTTGGCGGCGAGGTCTGCATCACGGCGGATCACGGCAACGCGGACAAGATGTGGGACTACGAGACGAATCAGCCGTTCACGAAGCACACGACCAACCCCGTGCCGTTCATCGTGGTCTCCGACCGCGTGAAGGAAGTGCATACGGGTGCACTCTGCGACATCGCACCGACGCTTCTGACGCTCGCGGGGATTCCCATTCCGAAGGAGATGACGGGCAAGCCGCTCGTTACGCTTGCATAA
- a CDS encoding phosphoglycerate kinase yields the protein MNKKTMLHIEPHGKKVFVRVDFNVPMDENQHITNDTRIRATLPTIQHLLNAGAAVILACHVGRPTEAREPQFSTRPIVARLEECLGQPVKWAPDCVGPEAEKAAAELKPGEVLLLENLRYHKAEKKNDPEFAKQLASLADIAVDDAFGVAHRAHASNVGITAHLETVAGFLMEKEINYIGKTLEAPKRPFVAIIGGAKVSDKIGVIENMIDKVDTIIIGGGMAHTFDASKGYPVGDSLVERDKIELAKELLEKAEKKGVKVVLPVDLVVADKFAADANTKIVDVDKVPEGWQALDSGPKTSEEYVNALKGAKTVIWNGPMGVFEFDAFAKGTEAVARAVAQATKEGAISIVGGGDSIAALKKTGLSEKISHISTGGGATLELLEGKVLPGIAALADE from the coding sequence ATGAATAAAAAGACAATGCTTCACATTGAGCCGCACGGGAAAAAGGTATTTGTCCGTGTGGACTTCAACGTGCCGATGGATGAGAACCAGCACATCACGAACGACACGCGCATTCGCGCGACGCTCCCGACGATTCAGCATCTCCTGAATGCGGGCGCAGCGGTCATCCTCGCCTGCCATGTCGGCCGTCCGACGGAGGCACGCGAGCCGCAGTTCTCGACGCGTCCGATTGTGGCACGTCTTGAGGAGTGCCTCGGGCAGCCCGTCAAGTGGGCGCCGGACTGCGTTGGGCCTGAGGCGGAGAAGGCTGCTGCCGAGCTGAAGCCGGGTGAGGTGCTGCTCCTCGAGAACCTGCGCTATCACAAGGCGGAGAAGAAGAACGATCCCGAGTTTGCAAAGCAGCTGGCTTCGCTTGCTGACATTGCAGTGGACGATGCATTCGGCGTTGCACACCGCGCGCACGCTTCGAACGTCGGCATCACGGCGCATCTCGAGACGGTTGCGGGCTTCCTCATGGAGAAGGAGATCAACTACATCGGCAAGACGCTCGAGGCGCCGAAGCGCCCGTTCGTCGCCATCATCGGCGGCGCAAAGGTCTCGGACAAGATCGGCGTCATCGAGAACATGATCGACAAGGTCGACACGATCATCATCGGGGGGGGCATGGCACACACCTTTGACGCGTCGAAGGGCTATCCCGTCGGCGACTCCCTCGTGGAGCGCGACAAAATTGAGCTTGCGAAGGAGCTGCTCGAAAAGGCGGAGAAGAAGGGCGTAAAGGTCGTCCTGCCCGTCGATCTCGTCGTCGCGGACAAGTTCGCAGCAGATGCGAACACGAAGATTGTTGACGTGGACAAGGTGCCCGAGGGCTGGCAGGCGCTTGACAGCGGCCCGAAGACCTCCGAGGAGTATGTCAATGCACTGAAGGGCGCAAAGACGGTCATCTGGAACGGCCCCATGGGCGTGTTCGAGTTTGATGCCTTTGCAAAGGGCACGGAGGCAGTTGCGCGCGCCGTGGCACAGGCGACGAAGGAAGGCGCAATCTCCATCGTCGGCGGCGGCGACTCGATTGCGGCGCTGAAGAAGACGGGGCTCTCGGAGAAGATCTCGCACATCTCGACAGGCGGCGGCGCAACGCTGGAGCTGCTCGAGGGCAAGGTGCTCCCGGGCATTGCGGCACTCGCGGACGAATAA
- a CDS encoding SDR family oxidoreductase: protein MNYRTIVFPENSLFLVTGGAGFIGSNLAEALLNMGHRVRVLDNLSTGYAKNIAGFRGNPKFEFVEGDIRDAALCNRVCQGADYVLHQAAAVSVPESIEQPVEYTLTNIVGTVNMMEAAAKNGVQKFTYASSAAVYGDDETMPKREEIVGRRLSTYAVTKFVAEEYAHQYTMHYGLDCYGMRYFNVYGRRQDPNGAYAAVIPKFIECLLRDEPPTINGDGEQSRDFVYVEDVVQANLLACVASHEAAGEAYNVAAGKRSSLNEMYAVLSELFGKDLRPIFGPERKGDIRHSGADISKICKNLGYAPEYDFEKGIKEAIQWYKENL, encoded by the coding sequence ATGAACTATCGTACAATCGTATTTCCGGAGAACAGTTTATTCCTGGTCACAGGAGGCGCGGGCTTTATCGGCTCAAATCTAGCCGAAGCGCTGCTCAATATGGGGCATAGGGTTCGCGTGCTGGATAATCTGTCAACGGGATATGCGAAGAATATCGCGGGATTTCGAGGGAATCCGAAGTTTGAGTTCGTCGAGGGGGATATTCGGGATGCGGCGCTTTGTAACCGTGTGTGCCAAGGGGCGGACTATGTGCTGCATCAGGCGGCGGCGGTGAGTGTGCCGGAGAGCATTGAACAGCCAGTGGAGTATACGCTGACGAATATTGTGGGCACGGTCAATATGATGGAGGCGGCGGCAAAGAACGGCGTGCAGAAGTTCACCTATGCGTCGAGCGCTGCGGTGTATGGCGACGATGAGACGATGCCGAAGCGCGAGGAGATCGTGGGGCGGCGGCTCTCGACCTATGCGGTGACGAAGTTCGTCGCGGAGGAGTACGCGCATCAGTACACGATGCACTACGGGCTGGACTGCTATGGAATGCGGTACTTCAATGTCTACGGTCGTCGTCAGGATCCGAATGGTGCATACGCGGCGGTGATTCCGAAGTTCATCGAGTGTCTGCTACGTGATGAGCCGCCGACGATTAACGGCGACGGGGAGCAGTCACGTGATTTCGTCTACGTGGAGGATGTTGTGCAGGCGAACCTCCTCGCATGCGTCGCATCACATGAGGCGGCGGGCGAGGCATATAATGTCGCGGCGGGCAAGCGGTCAAGCCTGAATGAGATGTATGCCGTGCTCAGTGAATTGTTTGGCAAAGACCTTAGGCCAATCTTCGGTCCGGAGCGCAAGGGAGATATTCGCCACAGCGGGGCGGACATCTCGAAGATCTGCAAAAATCTCGGCTATGCGCCGGAGTATGATTTTGAGAAGGGGATCAAGGAAGCGATTCAGTGGTATAAAGAGAATCTGTAA
- a CDS encoding AAA family ATPase, giving the protein MALIEGIRIQNYCALRDVTLGRIGTIPEYRDAEALTPLTVVIGKNGAGKSSIFDAFGFLADCMEKDIESACNARGRGGFDKLISSGKESENISITVYYRESHNDRPITYEVSIGRVDDDGLPIVKTERLRQRPKSNKTGKPLSFLYLDHGKGSVWIGDEAVEGDNLERKDVELDPHRLAIASLAEQVKENPRIAKFKRFIRSWYLSYFTPDAARQIPQAGMQEHLNLHADNVGNFVQYLARKHERTFRKILESISEKIPGIGRIEPYRDEVTNNLYLLFRDKGFAKPFNQRQMSDGTLKMLCYLLLIYDPNPAPFICIEEPENGLYHQLVSALVNELRDHATGRKNGSQIFITTHQPYLVDAMQPEEVWILKKGENGFSSIQRVSEIPYVKEMVAEGQPLGALWYSDYLD; this is encoded by the coding sequence ATGGCCCTTATTGAAGGAATTCGCATTCAAAATTATTGTGCATTACGAGACGTTACCTTGGGGAGGATTGGAACAATACCGGAGTATCGTGATGCTGAGGCGCTTACACCTTTGACAGTAGTAATAGGAAAAAATGGAGCAGGGAAAAGTTCTATTTTCGATGCATTTGGCTTTTTGGCAGATTGTATGGAAAAAGATATTGAGTCTGCTTGCAATGCACGTGGCAGAGGCGGTTTTGATAAACTAATCTCATCCGGAAAAGAGTCTGAGAATATCAGTATCACCGTATATTATCGCGAGTCTCATAACGATCGGCCGATTACGTATGAAGTTTCTATTGGACGTGTAGATGATGATGGTCTTCCTATCGTAAAAACAGAACGGCTAAGACAAAGGCCTAAAAGCAATAAGACGGGAAAACCTCTATCCTTTTTATATCTAGATCACGGAAAAGGCTCTGTTTGGATCGGAGATGAGGCAGTAGAGGGGGACAATCTGGAAAGAAAGGACGTTGAACTTGACCCGCATCGTCTGGCAATTGCATCTTTGGCAGAGCAAGTAAAGGAAAATCCCCGTATTGCGAAGTTTAAGCGCTTTATACGAAGTTGGTATTTAAGCTATTTTACTCCTGATGCAGCACGGCAGATTCCACAGGCGGGGATGCAGGAACATTTGAATTTGCATGCAGATAATGTGGGAAATTTTGTTCAGTATTTGGCACGGAAACACGAACGAACATTTCGAAAAATACTGGAAAGTATTTCAGAAAAGATTCCTGGAATTGGCAGAATTGAGCCATATCGAGATGAAGTGACAAATAATCTCTATCTTTTGTTTAGGGATAAAGGTTTCGCAAAACCGTTTAATCAACGACAGATGTCGGATGGAACATTAAAAATGCTTTGTTATTTGCTTTTAATTTACGATCCGAATCCGGCTCCATTTATTTGCATCGAGGAACCTGAAAATGGTCTCTATCATCAGTTGGTGTCAGCTTTGGTGAATGAATTGCGAGATCATGCTACTGGGAGGAAGAACGGTTCTCAGATTTTTATTACAACCCACCAACCCTACTTGGTTGATGCAATGCAACCGGAAGAAGTGTGGATTTTAAAAAAGGGAGAAAATGGATTTTCGTCTATACAACGTGTTAGTGAAATTCCTTATGTAAAAGAAATGGTAGCGGAAGGTCAACCTTTAGGTGCATTATGGTATAGTGACTATCTGGATTGA
- a CDS encoding DUF4276 family protein — protein sequence MHYEILVEGQSELTLLSTIMPQILGAYNEPHTWKIHKHRGIGKLPQDMAANPNPTNPSLLHNLPAKLRAYGRRTDDQLTVVVLVDLDDHSDCRILKQMLLRTLDFCPQRPRCLFRIAIEELEAWMLGDREALIAAYPDINLEILDTYVQDSQCGTWELLIRAVYGEGALRQHRSLGLMHKKTDVAKNISRHMLVDKNCSASFQEFCNGLKKMQF from the coding sequence ATGCATTATGAGATTTTGGTGGAGGGACAATCTGAGCTGACTCTGCTTTCCACTATTATGCCGCAGATCCTTGGAGCATATAACGAGCCGCATACATGGAAAATACATAAACACCGAGGTATTGGCAAATTACCACAAGATATGGCTGCAAATCCAAACCCGACCAATCCGAGTTTATTGCATAATTTGCCTGCGAAATTACGAGCGTATGGACGTCGTACAGATGATCAATTAACGGTTGTTGTTCTAGTGGATTTGGATGATCATTCAGATTGTCGAATACTGAAGCAGATGTTGCTCCGCACTCTGGATTTTTGCCCACAACGGCCACGGTGTTTGTTTCGAATTGCAATTGAGGAACTGGAAGCTTGGATGCTTGGAGATCGCGAGGCTTTGATTGCTGCCTATCCAGATATAAATTTAGAGATTTTAGATACGTATGTTCAAGATTCTCAGTGCGGTACGTGGGAACTTTTAATACGCGCTGTGTATGGAGAGGGGGCTCTGCGACAGCATCGTTCACTGGGGTTGATGCATAAAAAAACAGATGTGGCAAAGAATATTTCGAGACATATGCTCGTGGATAAGAATTGTTCTGCGAGTTTTCAGGAATTTTGTAACGGACTAAAGAAGATGCAGTTTTAG
- a CDS encoding class II aldolase/adducin family protein, producing MLETIKEDVRRYALQADRAGLCRHRSGNFSVRDTATGLICITPTGMDREEMTTDDIVVIDMEGHTVESLHDRRPTSELMMHTAIYRSRSDVRAVAHTHSRAATAFAVMNKEIPAIVYELSMLGCKEGYVPVAPYGRPGTRAAAENVLAPLAISDVALMQAHGVVAVADSLKEALLKASYVEELADIYYRTLTVLGHEPPTIPADELEKWKYPSV from the coding sequence ATGCTCGAAACAATCAAAGAGGACGTACGCCGCTACGCCTTGCAAGCAGACCGCGCGGGACTGTGCAGACATCGCTCCGGCAATTTCAGCGTGCGCGACACGGCGACGGGACTCATCTGCATCACGCCGACCGGCATGGATCGCGAGGAAATGACGACGGACGACATCGTTGTGATCGATATGGAGGGGCATACCGTCGAGTCTCTGCATGATCGGAGACCCACCAGCGAACTCATGATGCACACGGCGATCTACCGCAGCCGCAGCGACGTCCGCGCCGTCGCACATACCCATTCGCGCGCGGCAACTGCATTTGCCGTCATGAACAAGGAGATCCCCGCCATCGTCTACGAACTCTCCATGCTTGGCTGCAAGGAGGGCTACGTCCCCGTCGCACCCTACGGTCGCCCCGGCACACGCGCGGCGGCAGAGAACGTCCTTGCACCGCTTGCCATCTCCGACGTGGCACTCATGCAGGCGCACGGCGTCGTCGCCGTCGCAGACAGTCTCAAGGAAGCCCTGCTCAAGGCAAGCTACGTCGAAGAACTCGCCGACATCTACTACCGCACCCTCACCGTCCTCGGACACGAGCCGCCGACCATTCCTGCGGACGAACTGGAAAAGTGGAAGTATCCGAGTGTATAA
- a CDS encoding HI0074 family nucleotidyltransferase substrate-binding subunit yields MYGLTSAQWKQIYHILDRHRDLIHRVRLFGSRARGDYRVTSDVDLAIENDQDIRSTLLEEFEQSNLPYTFDIVLYDHQTNEKLRDAIDREGKLLFCVEAGRSVMTVERIRLKAEDYHRALLRLQTALKKEADLDDMYLDATIQRFEFCFELAWKLMKAVLEYEGIEANSPRSSIREGWKQGLISDAVAWLDMMEKRNLSSHTYDENVARDIYHEVRERYADLLEVLDRRINQWLMDVNV; encoded by the coding sequence GTGTATGGATTAACGAGTGCACAATGGAAGCAAATCTATCATATCTTAGATCGGCATCGCGATCTGATCCACCGGGTTAGGCTTTTTGGTTCAAGGGCACGCGGAGATTACCGTGTGACATCCGATGTCGATTTAGCGATAGAAAACGATCAAGACATAAGAAGCACCTTGTTGGAGGAATTTGAGCAGAGCAATTTACCCTATACATTCGATATTGTGCTTTACGATCACCAAACGAATGAAAAGCTGCGAGATGCAATTGATCGAGAGGGAAAACTCCTTTTTTGTGTGGAGGCAGGGAGAAGTGTTATGACAGTGGAGCGGATTCGCCTGAAAGCGGAAGATTATCATCGGGCATTATTGAGATTACAGACAGCGTTGAAAAAAGAAGCTGATCTGGATGATATGTATTTGGATGCGACGATTCAGCGTTTTGAATTTTGTTTTGAGCTTGCATGGAAGTTGATGAAGGCAGTTTTGGAGTATGAAGGTATCGAGGCAAACAGTCCGCGCAGCAGCATCCGAGAAGGATGGAAACAGGGGCTGATTTCGGATGCTGTAGCGTGGCTGGATATGATGGAGAAGCGTAATCTATCATCGCATACCTATGATGAGAATGTGGCGCGGGATATTTATCATGAGGTGAGGGAACGGTATGCTGATCTGTTGGAAGTGCTGGATCGAAGGATAAATCAGTGGCTTATGGATGTGAATGTGTAA
- the mtnA gene encoding S-methyl-5-thioribose-1-phosphate isomerase — protein sequence MNTNILDMETLALDEEERALVIIDQTKLPNCAEYLHLKTQGEIWTAIRDLQVRGAPAIGDAAAIGIYLAALEIDTDDYDEFARRFHAAADYLNSSRPTAVNLSWALNRMETVVKNAKGKSIPEIRTLLRDEALRIKQEDIDICKKIGEHALTLVKPGYGLLTHCNAGQLATAKYGTATAVMYLGHQKGYHFKIYADETRPLLQGARLTAYELSSAGMDVTLICDNMASTVMKNGWIDAVFVGCDRVAANGDVANKIGTSGVAILAKHYGIPFYVCAPTSTIDMNTPTGKDIHIEQRPPEEVTDMWYSERMAPKGVNVYNPAFDVTDHELITAIVTEEGVVSDLENLTSNKI from the coding sequence ATGAACACCAACATCCTCGACATGGAGACCCTCGCACTCGACGAAGAGGAACGCGCCCTCGTTATCATCGACCAGACCAAACTCCCGAACTGCGCCGAATACCTCCACCTCAAAACGCAGGGCGAAATCTGGACGGCAATCCGTGACCTCCAAGTGCGCGGTGCACCCGCCATCGGTGATGCCGCTGCCATCGGCATCTACCTCGCCGCACTTGAGATCGACACCGACGACTACGATGAATTTGCACGCCGCTTCCACGCCGCCGCCGACTACCTCAACTCCTCTCGCCCCACTGCCGTCAACCTCTCGTGGGCCCTGAACCGCATGGAAACGGTTGTCAAAAACGCAAAGGGCAAATCCATCCCCGAAATCCGAACGCTCCTGCGTGATGAAGCCCTGCGCATCAAACAGGAAGACATCGACATCTGCAAAAAAATAGGCGAGCACGCGCTCACCCTCGTCAAGCCCGGATACGGCCTGCTCACCCACTGCAATGCAGGACAGCTCGCCACAGCCAAATACGGCACCGCAACCGCCGTCATGTACCTTGGCCACCAAAAAGGCTACCACTTCAAAATCTACGCCGACGAAACCCGCCCGCTCCTGCAAGGGGCGCGCCTCACCGCATACGAACTCAGTTCCGCCGGCATGGACGTCACATTGATATGCGACAACATGGCATCAACCGTCATGAAAAACGGCTGGATTGACGCCGTATTCGTCGGCTGCGACCGCGTCGCCGCCAACGGCGACGTTGCGAACAAAATCGGCACCTCGGGCGTCGCCATCCTCGCCAAACACTACGGCATCCCCTTCTACGTCTGCGCCCCCACCTCCACCATCGACATGAACACCCCGACAGGCAAGGACATCCACATCGAACAGCGCCCACCGGAGGAAGTCACCGACATGTGGTACTCGGAACGCATGGCACCAAAGGGCGTGAACGTGTATAACCCTGCGTTTGATGTCACAGATCATGAGCTGATTACGGCGATTGTGACAGAGGAGGGAGTCGTGAGCGATCTCGAAAACCTTACCTCCAACAAAATCTAG
- the tpiA gene encoding triose-phosphate isomerase, with translation MARTPIIAGNWKMNNTVAAGVALVKELAPLVKDAKATVVVCPTATALAGVTEAVKGTNIAVGAQNVHWEKSGAYTGEISTEMLTELGVSYCVLGHSERRDYFGETNEGVNKRAHAAYAAGITPIICCGESLEIREAGTYLAYVAYQIEAALAGFEAADVAKLVIAYEPIWAIGTGKTATFDQAEEVCAHIRKTIEAKYGAAAAEGVRIQYGGSVKPATIAGLMEKPNVDGALVGGAALKAKDFAAIVNF, from the coding sequence ATGGCAAGAACACCGATTATTGCAGGAAATTGGAAGATGAACAACACGGTCGCGGCGGGTGTCGCGCTCGTGAAGGAGCTTGCTCCGCTCGTAAAGGATGCAAAGGCGACGGTCGTTGTCTGCCCGACGGCGACGGCGCTCGCGGGCGTCACCGAGGCGGTCAAGGGGACGAACATTGCAGTCGGCGCGCAGAATGTGCACTGGGAGAAGAGCGGCGCATATACGGGCGAGATCTCGACGGAGATGCTCACGGAGCTCGGCGTCTCCTACTGCGTGCTCGGCCACAGCGAGCGCCGCGACTACTTTGGCGAGACGAACGAGGGCGTGAACAAGCGCGCTCATGCGGCATATGCGGCGGGCATCACGCCGATCATCTGCTGCGGAGAGTCGCTCGAGATCCGCGAGGCGGGCACATACCTCGCCTACGTTGCGTATCAGATCGAGGCGGCGCTCGCCGGCTTCGAGGCGGCAGACGTAGCGAAGCTCGTCATTGCCTATGAGCCGATCTGGGCGATCGGCACGGGCAAGACGGCGACGTTCGATCAGGCGGAGGAGGTCTGCGCCCACATCCGCAAGACCATCGAGGCGAAGTACGGCGCGGCGGCAGCCGAGGGCGTACGCATCCAGTACGGCGGCAGTGTGAAGCCCGCGACGATTGCAGGTCTCATGGAGAAGCCGAATGTCGACGGCGCACTCGTCGGCGGCGCGGCGCTCAAGGCGAAGGATTTCGCTGCGATCGTCAATTTCTGA